The following nucleotide sequence is from Methanolinea sp..
TCACAACTCTCGAAGGCCATGCTGAGAAGCTCGAGCACCTGATCGGGCGGCCGGTCAGCTACATCGATGACATTTTCGGGCGGTGTGCCCGGGAAGCCATCCGGTCGATGCGGCCTGGCGAGGTGATCATGCTTGAGAACGTCCGGTTCAACGCCGAGGAAAACCTTACCGCGAAACCAGAAGAAGCAGTAAAATTTCACCTGGTCCGGAACCTTGCATCTTTCAGCGATATCTTCGTGAACGACGCGTTCGGCACCGCACATCGTTCGCAGCCGACCATGGTCGGACTGCCGATGGTGATGCGGTCGGTGGCCGGGCTCCTGATGGAGAAGGAGGTGTTCACCCTTTCCCGCGTCTTTGAAAACGCTCCCCGGCCGGTCTGTATTGTGCTTGGCGGCACCAAGGCCGACGATTCAATCGCCGTGGCTTCACATATGCTGGAACGCCGGATCGCCGATGAAGTGATCCTTACCGGAGTCATCGCCAACATCTTTCTCGCCGCACAGGGCCATGATATCGGGCAGCCGTCCATCCAGCTCATCGACCAGCTTAATTACCACAAGGAGATCGAGATGGCACGGGATCTGCTGGAGGGATATCCTGACAGGATTATTCTTCCCAGGTGGGTTGCCGTCCGGGAAGGGGGTGAACGGGCTGAATACCCGGTCA
It contains:
- a CDS encoding phosphoglycerate kinase; this encodes MVTIGRLSEVPVAGKTVLLRLDLNSPIDPSSCTILDDKRFREHLPTVHALRESRLVIVTHQSRPGKKDFTTLEGHAEKLEHLIGRPVSYIDDIFGRCAREAIRSMRPGEVIMLENVRFNAEENLTAKPEEAVKFHLVRNLASFSDIFVNDAFGTAHRSQPTMVGLPMVMRSVAGLLMEKEVFTLSRVFENAPRPVCIVLGGTKADDSIAVASHMLERRIADEVILTGVIANIFLAAQGHDIGQPSIQLIDQLNYHKEIEMARDLLEGYPDRIILPRWVAVREGGERAEYPVTAIPQDAPILDLGMESVLAMSERIRRAGTVVFNGPAGVFEDADFSTGTYELLKAASEVEFSIVGGGHTTAVVEKLGIDDDFSHISTGGGACIEFLTGKTLPAVAALERSKELFG